In one Paramormyrops kingsleyae isolate MSU_618 chromosome 18, PKINGS_0.4, whole genome shotgun sequence genomic region, the following are encoded:
- the ap4b1 gene encoding AP-4 complex subunit beta-1 isoform X1, with the protein MTWGRVSVGEMPYLGSEETVKELKRALSNPNVQSDRLRYRNVILRVIRFMTQGLDMSPLFMEMVKAGASVDIVQKKLVYLYMCTYAKLKPDLTLLAINTLRKDCADPNPMVRGLALRNMCNLRMPGITEYIQQPVLTGLRDKASYVRRVAVLGCAKMRNLQPDAEIDGTVVNELYGLLRDPDPVVMVNCLRALEEILKAEGGVVINKPIAHHLLNRLKDLDAWGQSETLGFLLRYRPRDDTELFDILNLLDGHLQGGDSAVTAATLRLFLQLASGHPTVQADALVRARGPLLATCTASSRELRFTGLCHVQRVLRSLPAQFSPDYKKFFCSYSEPGYIKFRKMEILVELVNDDNVVLVLEELQAYCTDVSPELAQAAIFAVGRIGRTYSERGLAILTGLLGLRQEHITSAVVQTFRDLVWLCPQSTACVCQAIAGCEEIIQDSDGKQALIWLLGMHGDQISGAPYILEDYIDSLKTELSTLVKLELLTAMTRLFLSRPAETQDMLGRLLHFCIEEETDMCVRDRALFYHRLLRCGVEETRQVLGGPKSDPSLGLIAGRPEEPINNWAAHFNTLEPVSSSGSVVAGIGCDGAALPTLGGSDGTTHSAANCTLAVQEASEDLCSGLPEEATSFSLTLGPALTPEAFEKLWLELETFQTVSLPCSEPSSQPETLQAALQLVQIQALAFSRPGSVPWKAYLYAHGSETIILAELLCGPGSDEDRLLVTVKQEPRDEKVQRGFLSVLETVLQTLVSDAT; encoded by the exons ATGACATGGGG ACGAGTATCAGTGGGCGAAATGCCGTATCTGGGCTCCGAGGAGACGGTGAAGGAGCTGAAGAGGGCTCTCTCCAACCCTAACGTCCAGTCTGACCGACTGCGCTACCGGAACGTGATTCTGCGCGTCATCCG GTTCATGACGCAGGGCCTGGACATGTCCCCCCTCTTCATGGAGATGGTGAAGGCCGGAGCCTCGGTGGACATCGTGCAGAAGAAGCTGGTTTATCTCTACATGTGCACCTACGCCAAGCTGAAGCCTGACCTGACCCTGCTGGCCATCAACACACTGCGCAAGGACTGTGCCGACCCCAACCCCATGGTGCGCGGCCTGGCCCTGAGGAACATGTGCAACCTTCG GATGCCGGGGATCACGGAGTACATTCAGCAGCCGGTGCTGACGGGGCTGCGGGACAAGGCGTCGTACGTGCGGAGGGTGGCTGTGCTCGGCTGTGCCAAGATGCGCAACCTGCAGCCTGATGCTGAAATAG aTGGCACTGTCGTCAACGAGCTGTATGGGTTGCTGAGGGATCCGGACCCAGTGGTGATGGTGAACTGCCTGCGGGCCCTGGAGGAGATCCTGAAAGCAGAGGGGGGCGTGGTCATTAACAAACCCATCGCACATCATCTGCTGAACAG GCTGAAGGACCTGGACGCGTGGGGGCAGAGCGAGACGTTGGGCTTCCTGCTGCGCTACCGGCCCCGTGACGACACCGAGCTCTTCGACATCCTCAACCTGCTGGACGGCCACCTGCAGGGCGGCGACAGCGCCGTCACGGCCGCCACACTGCGGCTTTTCCTGCAGCTGGCCTCGGGGCACCCCACCGTCCAGGCGGACGCGCTGGTGCGGGCacggggccccctgctggccacctgCACCGCCAGCTCACGCGAGCTTCGCTTCACGGGCCTGTGCCACGTGCAGCGCGTCCTGCGCAGCCTCCCCGCGCAGTTCTCTCCCGACTACAAGAAGTTCTTCTGCAGCTACTCGGAGCCAGGCTACATCAAGTTCCGCAAGATGGAGATCCTGGTGGAGCTGGTGAACGACGACAACGTGGTGCTGGTTCTGGAGGAGCTTCAGGCGTACTGTACTGACGTCTCTCCAGAGTTGGCGCAGGCCGCCATCTTTGCCGTCG GTCGCATCGGGCGGACGTACAGCGAGCGCGGCCTGGCCATTCTGACGGGATTGCTGGGCCTGAGGCAGGAGCACATCACCTCAG CTGTGGTGCAGACCTTCCGGGACCTGGTCTGGTTGTGTCCCCAGTCCACGGCATGCGTGTGTCAGGCCATTGCTGGCTGTGAGGAGATCATCCAGGACAGTGAC GGGAAACAGGCTCTGATTTGGCTGTTAGGCATGCATGGGGACCAGATCTCTGGCGCCCCCTACATCCTGGAAGACTACATTGATAGCCTCAAGACAGAACTGTCCACCCTGGTGAAGCTGGAGCTCCTGACGGCAATGACGAGGCTGTTCCTCTCTCGGCCCGCCGAGACCCAGGACATGTTGGGACGCCTGCTGCACTTCTGCATCG AGGAAGAGACTGACATGTGTGTGCGCGACCGCGCCCTATTCTACCACCGGCTGCTGCGCTGTGGGGTTGAGGAGACGCGGCAGGTTCTGGGGGGCCCCAAGTCAGACCCGTCCCTGGGCCTGATCGCCGGCCGGCCCGAGGAGCCCATCAATAACTGGGCTGCCCATTTCAACACCCTGGAGCCGGTGTCCAGCTCGGGGTCCGTTGTGGCTGGGATTGGCTGCGACGGCGCTGCCCTGCCCACCCTCGGCGGCTCTGATGGTACGACCCACAGCGCTGCAAACTGTACCCTAGCAG TGCAAGAAGCAAGTGAAGATCTCTGCTCAGGTTTGCCAGAGGAAGCGACGAGTTTCAGCCTCACCCTGGGGCCTGCCTTGACCCCAGAGGCCTTTGAGAAGCTCTGGTTGGAGCTGGAGACCTTCCAGACTGTGTCGCTGCCCTGCTCTGAGCCCAGCTCTCAGCCAGAAACCCTGCAGGCTGCCCTGCAGCTGGTGCAGATCCAGGCCTTGGCCTTCAGTCGACCCGGTAGTGTTCCCTGGAAGGCCTACCTGTACGCCCATGGTTCAGAAACCATCATCCTGGCCGAGCTTCTGTGTGGTCCCGGTTCTGACGAGGATAGGCTACTTGTGACCGTTAAACAGGAACCCAGAGATGAAAAGGTTCAGAGAGGGTTCCTGTCCGTGCTGGAGACTGTGCTGCAGACACTGGTCAGTGATGCCACATAA
- the ap4b1 gene encoding AP-4 complex subunit beta-1 isoform X3, with amino-acid sequence MPGITEYIQQPVLTGLRDKASYVRRVAVLGCAKMRNLQPDAEIDGTVVNELYGLLRDPDPVVMVNCLRALEEILKAEGGVVINKPIAHHLLNRLKDLDAWGQSETLGFLLRYRPRDDTELFDILNLLDGHLQGGDSAVTAATLRLFLQLASGHPTVQADALVRARGPLLATCTASSRELRFTGLCHVQRVLRSLPAQFSPDYKKFFCSYSEPGYIKFRKMEILVELVNDDNVVLVLEELQAYCTDVSPELAQAAIFAVGRIGRTYSERGLAILTGLLGLRQEHITSAVVQTFRDLVWLCPQSTACVCQAIAGCEEIIQDSDGKQALIWLLGMHGDQISGAPYILEDYIDSLKTELSTLVKLELLTAMTRLFLSRPAETQDMLGRLLHFCIEEETDMCVRDRALFYHRLLRCGVEETRQVLGGPKSDPSLGLIAGRPEEPINNWAAHFNTLEPVSSSGSVVAGIGCDGAALPTLGGSDGTTHSAANCTLAVQEASEDLCSGLPEEATSFSLTLGPALTPEAFEKLWLELETFQTVSLPCSEPSSQPETLQAALQLVQIQALAFSRPGSVPWKAYLYAHGSETIILAELLCGPGSDEDRLLVTVKQEPRDEKVQRGFLSVLETVLQTLVSDAT; translated from the exons ATGCCGGGGATCACGGAGTACATTCAGCAGCCGGTGCTGACGGGGCTGCGGGACAAGGCGTCGTACGTGCGGAGGGTGGCTGTGCTCGGCTGTGCCAAGATGCGCAACCTGCAGCCTGATGCTGAAATAG aTGGCACTGTCGTCAACGAGCTGTATGGGTTGCTGAGGGATCCGGACCCAGTGGTGATGGTGAACTGCCTGCGGGCCCTGGAGGAGATCCTGAAAGCAGAGGGGGGCGTGGTCATTAACAAACCCATCGCACATCATCTGCTGAACAG GCTGAAGGACCTGGACGCGTGGGGGCAGAGCGAGACGTTGGGCTTCCTGCTGCGCTACCGGCCCCGTGACGACACCGAGCTCTTCGACATCCTCAACCTGCTGGACGGCCACCTGCAGGGCGGCGACAGCGCCGTCACGGCCGCCACACTGCGGCTTTTCCTGCAGCTGGCCTCGGGGCACCCCACCGTCCAGGCGGACGCGCTGGTGCGGGCacggggccccctgctggccacctgCACCGCCAGCTCACGCGAGCTTCGCTTCACGGGCCTGTGCCACGTGCAGCGCGTCCTGCGCAGCCTCCCCGCGCAGTTCTCTCCCGACTACAAGAAGTTCTTCTGCAGCTACTCGGAGCCAGGCTACATCAAGTTCCGCAAGATGGAGATCCTGGTGGAGCTGGTGAACGACGACAACGTGGTGCTGGTTCTGGAGGAGCTTCAGGCGTACTGTACTGACGTCTCTCCAGAGTTGGCGCAGGCCGCCATCTTTGCCGTCG GTCGCATCGGGCGGACGTACAGCGAGCGCGGCCTGGCCATTCTGACGGGATTGCTGGGCCTGAGGCAGGAGCACATCACCTCAG CTGTGGTGCAGACCTTCCGGGACCTGGTCTGGTTGTGTCCCCAGTCCACGGCATGCGTGTGTCAGGCCATTGCTGGCTGTGAGGAGATCATCCAGGACAGTGAC GGGAAACAGGCTCTGATTTGGCTGTTAGGCATGCATGGGGACCAGATCTCTGGCGCCCCCTACATCCTGGAAGACTACATTGATAGCCTCAAGACAGAACTGTCCACCCTGGTGAAGCTGGAGCTCCTGACGGCAATGACGAGGCTGTTCCTCTCTCGGCCCGCCGAGACCCAGGACATGTTGGGACGCCTGCTGCACTTCTGCATCG AGGAAGAGACTGACATGTGTGTGCGCGACCGCGCCCTATTCTACCACCGGCTGCTGCGCTGTGGGGTTGAGGAGACGCGGCAGGTTCTGGGGGGCCCCAAGTCAGACCCGTCCCTGGGCCTGATCGCCGGCCGGCCCGAGGAGCCCATCAATAACTGGGCTGCCCATTTCAACACCCTGGAGCCGGTGTCCAGCTCGGGGTCCGTTGTGGCTGGGATTGGCTGCGACGGCGCTGCCCTGCCCACCCTCGGCGGCTCTGATGGTACGACCCACAGCGCTGCAAACTGTACCCTAGCAG TGCAAGAAGCAAGTGAAGATCTCTGCTCAGGTTTGCCAGAGGAAGCGACGAGTTTCAGCCTCACCCTGGGGCCTGCCTTGACCCCAGAGGCCTTTGAGAAGCTCTGGTTGGAGCTGGAGACCTTCCAGACTGTGTCGCTGCCCTGCTCTGAGCCCAGCTCTCAGCCAGAAACCCTGCAGGCTGCCCTGCAGCTGGTGCAGATCCAGGCCTTGGCCTTCAGTCGACCCGGTAGTGTTCCCTGGAAGGCCTACCTGTACGCCCATGGTTCAGAAACCATCATCCTGGCCGAGCTTCTGTGTGGTCCCGGTTCTGACGAGGATAGGCTACTTGTGACCGTTAAACAGGAACCCAGAGATGAAAAGGTTCAGAGAGGGTTCCTGTCCGTGCTGGAGACTGTGCTGCAGACACTGGTCAGTGATGCCACATAA
- the ap4b1 gene encoding AP-4 complex subunit beta-1 isoform X2: MPYLGSEETVKELKRALSNPNVQSDRLRYRNVILRVIRFMTQGLDMSPLFMEMVKAGASVDIVQKKLVYLYMCTYAKLKPDLTLLAINTLRKDCADPNPMVRGLALRNMCNLRMPGITEYIQQPVLTGLRDKASYVRRVAVLGCAKMRNLQPDAEIDGTVVNELYGLLRDPDPVVMVNCLRALEEILKAEGGVVINKPIAHHLLNRLKDLDAWGQSETLGFLLRYRPRDDTELFDILNLLDGHLQGGDSAVTAATLRLFLQLASGHPTVQADALVRARGPLLATCTASSRELRFTGLCHVQRVLRSLPAQFSPDYKKFFCSYSEPGYIKFRKMEILVELVNDDNVVLVLEELQAYCTDVSPELAQAAIFAVGRIGRTYSERGLAILTGLLGLRQEHITSAVVQTFRDLVWLCPQSTACVCQAIAGCEEIIQDSDGKQALIWLLGMHGDQISGAPYILEDYIDSLKTELSTLVKLELLTAMTRLFLSRPAETQDMLGRLLHFCIEEETDMCVRDRALFYHRLLRCGVEETRQVLGGPKSDPSLGLIAGRPEEPINNWAAHFNTLEPVSSSGSVVAGIGCDGAALPTLGGSDGTTHSAANCTLAVQEASEDLCSGLPEEATSFSLTLGPALTPEAFEKLWLELETFQTVSLPCSEPSSQPETLQAALQLVQIQALAFSRPGSVPWKAYLYAHGSETIILAELLCGPGSDEDRLLVTVKQEPRDEKVQRGFLSVLETVLQTLVSDAT, encoded by the exons ATGCCGTATCTGGGCTCCGAGGAGACGGTGAAGGAGCTGAAGAGGGCTCTCTCCAACCCTAACGTCCAGTCTGACCGACTGCGCTACCGGAACGTGATTCTGCGCGTCATCCG GTTCATGACGCAGGGCCTGGACATGTCCCCCCTCTTCATGGAGATGGTGAAGGCCGGAGCCTCGGTGGACATCGTGCAGAAGAAGCTGGTTTATCTCTACATGTGCACCTACGCCAAGCTGAAGCCTGACCTGACCCTGCTGGCCATCAACACACTGCGCAAGGACTGTGCCGACCCCAACCCCATGGTGCGCGGCCTGGCCCTGAGGAACATGTGCAACCTTCG GATGCCGGGGATCACGGAGTACATTCAGCAGCCGGTGCTGACGGGGCTGCGGGACAAGGCGTCGTACGTGCGGAGGGTGGCTGTGCTCGGCTGTGCCAAGATGCGCAACCTGCAGCCTGATGCTGAAATAG aTGGCACTGTCGTCAACGAGCTGTATGGGTTGCTGAGGGATCCGGACCCAGTGGTGATGGTGAACTGCCTGCGGGCCCTGGAGGAGATCCTGAAAGCAGAGGGGGGCGTGGTCATTAACAAACCCATCGCACATCATCTGCTGAACAG GCTGAAGGACCTGGACGCGTGGGGGCAGAGCGAGACGTTGGGCTTCCTGCTGCGCTACCGGCCCCGTGACGACACCGAGCTCTTCGACATCCTCAACCTGCTGGACGGCCACCTGCAGGGCGGCGACAGCGCCGTCACGGCCGCCACACTGCGGCTTTTCCTGCAGCTGGCCTCGGGGCACCCCACCGTCCAGGCGGACGCGCTGGTGCGGGCacggggccccctgctggccacctgCACCGCCAGCTCACGCGAGCTTCGCTTCACGGGCCTGTGCCACGTGCAGCGCGTCCTGCGCAGCCTCCCCGCGCAGTTCTCTCCCGACTACAAGAAGTTCTTCTGCAGCTACTCGGAGCCAGGCTACATCAAGTTCCGCAAGATGGAGATCCTGGTGGAGCTGGTGAACGACGACAACGTGGTGCTGGTTCTGGAGGAGCTTCAGGCGTACTGTACTGACGTCTCTCCAGAGTTGGCGCAGGCCGCCATCTTTGCCGTCG GTCGCATCGGGCGGACGTACAGCGAGCGCGGCCTGGCCATTCTGACGGGATTGCTGGGCCTGAGGCAGGAGCACATCACCTCAG CTGTGGTGCAGACCTTCCGGGACCTGGTCTGGTTGTGTCCCCAGTCCACGGCATGCGTGTGTCAGGCCATTGCTGGCTGTGAGGAGATCATCCAGGACAGTGAC GGGAAACAGGCTCTGATTTGGCTGTTAGGCATGCATGGGGACCAGATCTCTGGCGCCCCCTACATCCTGGAAGACTACATTGATAGCCTCAAGACAGAACTGTCCACCCTGGTGAAGCTGGAGCTCCTGACGGCAATGACGAGGCTGTTCCTCTCTCGGCCCGCCGAGACCCAGGACATGTTGGGACGCCTGCTGCACTTCTGCATCG AGGAAGAGACTGACATGTGTGTGCGCGACCGCGCCCTATTCTACCACCGGCTGCTGCGCTGTGGGGTTGAGGAGACGCGGCAGGTTCTGGGGGGCCCCAAGTCAGACCCGTCCCTGGGCCTGATCGCCGGCCGGCCCGAGGAGCCCATCAATAACTGGGCTGCCCATTTCAACACCCTGGAGCCGGTGTCCAGCTCGGGGTCCGTTGTGGCTGGGATTGGCTGCGACGGCGCTGCCCTGCCCACCCTCGGCGGCTCTGATGGTACGACCCACAGCGCTGCAAACTGTACCCTAGCAG TGCAAGAAGCAAGTGAAGATCTCTGCTCAGGTTTGCCAGAGGAAGCGACGAGTTTCAGCCTCACCCTGGGGCCTGCCTTGACCCCAGAGGCCTTTGAGAAGCTCTGGTTGGAGCTGGAGACCTTCCAGACTGTGTCGCTGCCCTGCTCTGAGCCCAGCTCTCAGCCAGAAACCCTGCAGGCTGCCCTGCAGCTGGTGCAGATCCAGGCCTTGGCCTTCAGTCGACCCGGTAGTGTTCCCTGGAAGGCCTACCTGTACGCCCATGGTTCAGAAACCATCATCCTGGCCGAGCTTCTGTGTGGTCCCGGTTCTGACGAGGATAGGCTACTTGTGACCGTTAAACAGGAACCCAGAGATGAAAAGGTTCAGAGAGGGTTCCTGTCCGTGCTGGAGACTGTGCTGCAGACACTGGTCAGTGATGCCACATAA
- the LOC111855300 gene encoding monocarboxylate transporter 1-like gives MPPAIGGPVGYTPPEGGWGWAVVAGAFISIGFSYAFPKSITVFFKEIEVIFGATSSQVSWISSIMLAVMYAGGPISSILVNKYGSRPIMIIGGCLAGSGLVAASFCSTVEGLYFCVGVIGGLGLAFNLNPALTMIGKYFYKRRPIANGIAMAGSPVFLSTLAPLNTWFFDQFGWRGSFLILGGLLLNCCVAGSLMRPIGPKPAPEPSQDKGDTRVDGKSVEQKTLMQRINSVIDLSLFAHRGFLLYILGNVIMFFGLFAPLVFLSNYAKSKDIPKDKAAFLLSILAFVDMVARPSMGIVANTRWVRPRVQYFFAASILYNGVCHILAPLSEDYTGFVVYSIFFGFAFGWLSSVLFETLMDLVGAQRFSSAVGLVTIVECGPVLLGPPVLGRFNDIYHDYKYTYYGCGIILMVASVFLFVGMGINYRLLDREKREEERLEKLAGEDGNRAEKEKREDDVNTPLKASDPDKMAEEAV, from the exons ATGCCACCCGCCATTGGTGGACCTGTGGGTTACACTCCTCCTGAGGGTGGCTGGGGTTGGGCTGTCGTGGCGGGAGCCTTCATCTCCATCGGCTTCTCCTACGCCTTCCCCAAGTCCATCACGGTATTCTTCAAAGAGATTGAGGTCATCTTCGGGGCCACCAGCAGCCAGGTCTCTTGGATCTCCTCCATCATGCTGGCTGTCATGTACGCTGGGG GTCCAATAAGCAGTATCCTGGTGAACAAGTACGGCAGTCGTCCAATCATGATTATCGGGGGCTGTCTGGCCGGCAGCGGGCTGGTGGCTGCCTCGTTTTGCAGCACCGTGGAGGGGCTCTACTTCTGTGTTGGGGTGATTGGAG GTTTAGGGTTGGCTTTCAATCTCAATCCGGCGCTCACCATGATCGGAAAGTACTTCTACAAGCGGAGGCCCATCGCCAACGGCATCGCGATGGCGGGCAGCCCCGTCTTCCTGTCCACTCTCGCCCCCCTCAACACTTGGTTCTTCGACCAGTTCGGCTGGAGAGGAAGTTTCTTAATCCTGGGGGGGCTTCTGCTCAACTGTTGTGTGGCCGGGTCCCTCATGAGACCCATCGGACCCAAGCCGGCTCCGGAGCCGTCCCAGGACAAGGGCGACACCAGGGTGGATGGGAAGTCCGTGGAGCAGAAGACCTTAATGCAGAGGATCAACTCTGTCATCGACCTCTCCCTCTTTGCCCATCGGGGTTTCCTGCTCTACATCCTTGGGAACGTCATCATGTTCTTTGGCCTCTTTGCCCCGTTGGTCTTCCTCAGTAATTATGCCAAGAGCAAAGACATCCCCAAAGACAAGGCCGCCTTTCTGCTCTCTATTCTGGCCTTTGTGGACATGGTGGCCCGACCCTCGATGGGAATCGTGGCCAATACTCGATGGGTCCGGCCCCGCGTGCAGTACTTCTTTGCCGCCTCGATCCTGTACAACGGCGTGTGCCACATTCTGGCTCCGCTTTCTGAAGACTACACAGGCTTCGTGGTCTATTCCATCTTCTTCggcttcgccttcgggtggctGAGCTCCGTGCTGTTCGAGACGCTGATGGACCTGGTCGGGGCACAGCGGTTCTCCAGTGCGGTGGGTCTGGTGACCATCGTGGAGTGCGGACCCGTGCTGCTGGGCCCTCCTGTCCTGG GCCGGTTTAATGACATCTACCATGACTACAAGTACACATACTATGGCTGTGGAATCATTCTGATGGTGGCCAGCGTTTTCCTGTTTGTGGGAATGGGCATCAACTACAGGCTCTTAGACCGGGAGAAGCGGGAGGAGGAGAGGCTGGAAAAACTGGCAGGCGAGGACGGGAACCGAGCCGAGAAGGAGAAACGGGAAGACGACGTGAACACGCCTCTCAAAGCCAGCGACCCTGACAAAATGGCTGAGGAAGCAGTGTGA